The following proteins are encoded in a genomic region of Dialister hominis:
- a CDS encoding transporter substrate-binding domain-containing protein codes for MMKKINAMKLAMLGAAAVAAFAITGCGGSDNKAASKPAQAESPLMHKIKSSGKLVVGTASGYPPYEFVDTSAGEKKVIGIDMELAQKIADKLGVKLEVQDMNFQALLSSLTGGKVDMAIAGINPTDERKKSMDFSDNYLPTEQKVIIRKADADKFKKVEDLYGKTIGVQKSTTQEALAKDQIKDANIVGLAHVPEVVLELKQGKVDALVVEGIVGEQYVIFNNDLMFSDIKFPNAVKNSAAALPKGNEDVAAVVNQVIKENTDNGNFKKWTEEYSKKAVENADKK; via the coding sequence TAAATGCAATGAAATTGGCAATGCTCGGAGCAGCAGCTGTAGCAGCTTTTGCTATCACAGGCTGCGGTGGAAGCGATAATAAGGCAGCAAGCAAGCCGGCTCAGGCTGAAAGCCCGCTTATGCATAAGATCAAGAGCAGCGGCAAGCTCGTTGTGGGAACAGCTTCCGGTTATCCTCCATATGAATTCGTAGACACAAGTGCCGGTGAAAAGAAGGTCATCGGGATTGATATGGAACTGGCACAGAAGATTGCTGACAAGCTGGGCGTCAAGCTTGAAGTGCAGGACATGAATTTCCAGGCTCTTCTTTCTTCCCTGACAGGCGGTAAGGTTGATATGGCTATCGCAGGCATCAACCCGACAGATGAACGTAAGAAATCCATGGATTTCTCTGATAACTATCTTCCGACAGAACAGAAGGTAATCATCCGCAAGGCTGATGCTGACAAGTTCAAGAAGGTAGAAGACCTTTACGGCAAGACCATCGGCGTACAGAAATCCACTACACAGGAAGCTCTTGCTAAAGACCAGATTAAGGATGCCAATATTGTAGGCCTCGCACATGTTCCTGAAGTTGTCCTTGAACTGAAACAGGGCAAAGTCGATGCACTGGTTGTAGAAGGCATCGTCGGCGAACAGTATGTCATTTTTAACAATGACCTCATGTTCTCTGACATTAAATTCCCGAATGCTGTCAAGAACTCTGCAGCAGCCCTTCCGAAAGGAAATGAAGATGTAGCTGCTGTTGTCAACCAGGTAATCAAAGAAAACACGGACAACGGAAACTTCAAGAAGTGGACAGAAGAATACAGCAAGAAAGCAGTAGAAAACGCAGATAAGAAATAA